A region of Geobacillus sp. 46C-IIa DNA encodes the following proteins:
- the scpA gene encoding methylmalonyl-CoA mutase codes for MAKDVDFTKMTLSAAAADVEEKQWKDAVERRVKASIDKLLFQTNEHIAVKPLYTKKDIDGLDFLDYMPGLPPYLRGPYPTMYVVRPWTIRQYAGFSTAEESNAFYRRNLAMGQKGLSVAFDLATHRGYDSDHPRVVGDVGKAGVAIDSVLDMKILFDGIPLDQMSVSMTMNGAVLPIMAFYIVTAEEQGVTQDKLSGTIQNDILKEYMVRNTYIYPPEMSMRIIADIFAYTGKYMPKFNSISISGYHMQEAGAPADLELAYTLADGLEYVRTGLKAGIDIDSFAPRLSFFWAIGMNYFMEVAKLRAARLMWAKMMKTFNPKNPKSLALRTHSQTSGWSLTEQDPFNNVVRTLIEAHAAAMGHTQSLHTNALDEAIALPTDFSARIARNTQLYLQEETGICRTIDPWAGSYYVETLTNELMKRAWAHIEEIESLGGMAKAIETGIPKMRIEEAAARRQARIDSGAETIIGVNKYRPEKDEPIDILEVDNTAVRKRQIERLNELKATRDNEQVEAALDAITKAAETGEGNLLELAVQAARVRATLGEISYAIEKVAKRHRAVIRSISGVYSSEYKNETQLERVKAKVAQFAELEGRRPRLLVAKMGQDGHDRGAKVIATAFADLGFDVDIGPLFQTPEETARQAVENDVHAVGISSLAGGHKTLVPQLVAELEKLGRDDILVIVGGVIPPQDYAFLYEHGAAAVFGPGTVIPEAAETVLDEIYARLGYEEVSE; via the coding sequence ATGGCGAAGGACGTTGATTTTACAAAGATGACGCTTTCCGCGGCAGCGGCCGATGTGGAGGAGAAACAGTGGAAAGACGCGGTCGAGCGGCGTGTGAAAGCGTCGATCGATAAGCTGTTGTTTCAGACGAATGAGCACATTGCGGTGAAGCCGCTTTATACAAAGAAAGATATCGATGGGCTCGATTTTCTTGATTATATGCCCGGCTTGCCGCCGTACTTGCGCGGGCCGTACCCGACGATGTATGTCGTGCGGCCGTGGACGATCCGCCAATACGCCGGCTTTTCGACCGCCGAGGAGAGCAACGCCTTTTATCGGCGAAATTTGGCGATGGGGCAAAAAGGGCTGTCGGTCGCCTTTGACCTGGCGACGCACCGCGGCTATGACTCTGACCATCCACGCGTCGTCGGCGATGTCGGCAAAGCAGGGGTGGCCATCGACTCGGTGCTTGATATGAAAATTTTGTTTGATGGCATCCCGCTTGACCAAATGTCGGTGTCGATGACGATGAACGGGGCGGTGCTCCCGATCATGGCGTTTTACATCGTCACCGCCGAAGAGCAGGGAGTGACGCAAGACAAACTGTCAGGCACGATCCAAAACGATATTTTGAAAGAATATATGGTGCGCAACACGTACATTTACCCGCCGGAGATGTCAATGCGCATCATCGCCGACATTTTCGCCTATACGGGCAAATACATGCCGAAATTCAACAGCATCAGCATTTCCGGCTACCATATGCAAGAAGCCGGGGCGCCGGCTGATTTGGAGCTGGCGTATACGCTCGCGGACGGGCTTGAGTACGTGCGCACCGGCTTGAAGGCGGGCATTGACATCGATTCGTTCGCCCCGAGGCTGTCGTTTTTCTGGGCGATCGGCATGAACTACTTTATGGAAGTGGCGAAACTGCGTGCCGCGCGCCTCATGTGGGCGAAAATGATGAAAACGTTCAACCCGAAAAATCCGAAATCGCTCGCATTACGGACGCATTCGCAAACGTCGGGGTGGAGCTTGACCGAGCAAGATCCGTTCAACAACGTCGTGCGCACGCTCATCGAAGCGCACGCGGCGGCGATGGGGCATACGCAGTCGCTCCATACGAACGCGCTGGATGAGGCGATCGCCTTGCCGACCGATTTCTCGGCGCGCATCGCCCGCAATACGCAGCTGTATTTGCAGGAAGAGACAGGCATTTGCCGGACGATCGACCCGTGGGCCGGTTCGTATTACGTCGAGACGTTGACGAACGAACTGATGAAGCGGGCGTGGGCGCATATCGAAGAAATCGAAAGTCTTGGCGGGATGGCGAAAGCCATTGAAACGGGCATCCCGAAAATGCGCATCGAAGAAGCAGCGGCCCGCCGCCAAGCGCGCATCGATTCAGGAGCGGAAACGATCATCGGCGTGAACAAATACCGTCCGGAAAAAGACGAACCGATCGACATTTTGGAGGTGGACAACACCGCCGTGCGAAAACGGCAAATCGAGCGGCTGAACGAGCTGAAGGCAACGCGCGACAACGAGCAGGTCGAAGCGGCGCTTGACGCGATTACGAAAGCGGCGGAAACGGGCGAGGGGAACTTGCTCGAGCTTGCTGTTCAAGCGGCGCGCGTCCGGGCGACGCTCGGGGAAATTTCGTACGCCATTGAAAAAGTAGCGAAGCGTCATCGCGCGGTCATTCGTTCGATCAGCGGCGTGTACAGCTCGGAGTATAAAAATGAAACGCAGCTTGAACGGGTGAAAGCAAAAGTGGCGCAGTTTGCGGAGCTGGAAGGGCGGCGTCCGCGCCTGCTGGTCGCGAAAATGGGGCAAGATGGCCATGACCGCGGGGCGAAAGTCATTGCCACGGCGTTTGCCGATTTAGGGTTTGACGTCGATATCGGCCCGCTGTTTCAGACGCCGGAAGAAACAGCGCGCCAGGCGGTCGAAAACGACGTGCATGCGGTTGGCATCAGCTCGCTCGCCGGCGGCCATAAGACGCTCGTGCCGCAGCTTGTTGCGGAGCTCGAAAAACTCGGCCGCGACGATATTTTAGTCATCGTCGGCGGCGTCATTCCGCCGCAAGATTACGCGTTTTTGTATGAACACGGCGCCGCTGCCGTCTTCGGCCCGGGCACGGTCATTCCGGAAGCGGCGGAAACTGTGTTGGACGAAATTTACGCTCGGCTTGGCTATGAGGAAGTGAGCGAATGA
- a CDS encoding methylmalonyl-CoA mutase family protein, whose product MSDVAKMKEAAFPAPPMEEWEREAEKSLKGKPLERLVTMTYENIAVKPLYTRRDVEELGPLEQYPGFGQYVRGARPEGYRGEPWKVSQEISAASPSDWNEAVKHDLARGQTEIHFALGRLPFVVESVEDVAVMFAGVPLDRYSLRVDAGAQSLPFLALLAAYLQEQGISLSMVCGAIGMDPLGAWAEQGTLPCSLERLYDEMAEATKWAKEQMPFVRTIFVRGEPYHNGGANAVQELAFALAAAVEYIRAGLDRGLTVDDIATRMQASFAVGADFFMEIAKLRAARRLFAHVIGAFGGSESARRIELHVRTSRFTKTVYDPYANMLRAGAEAFAAVVGGADGVHVSPFDEAIGLADAFSRRIARNTQLILLEEAHLAHVIDPAGGSYYVETLTAKLAEEAWKLFQQVEEKGGMAKALEDGFVQAEVEAVAKRRLDRVKTRKEKIVGTNVYANLEETSIEKPKQAAANEVPPLDEKRVAEIRSALVGGKWVEVAIRAARRRATAREIAAALVDGNAAVAITPIRAWRLAEPFETLRKAAEEHAERTGSRLSVHLINVGPLVRHQARADFIAGLFAAGGVAAERSDGFASVEEAVEWVRNTNGTHYIVCGADDDYPGFVPALAEGFKQAKPNAKLYVAGKPPEELENTYAAAGVDGAIHLGLNAYDVIVAFLTERGVALDGEGR is encoded by the coding sequence ATGAGCGATGTCGCGAAGATGAAGGAAGCGGCGTTTCCGGCTCCGCCGATGGAGGAGTGGGAGAGGGAAGCGGAAAAGTCGCTGAAAGGCAAGCCGCTCGAGCGGCTTGTGACGATGACATACGAAAACATAGCGGTGAAACCGCTTTATACGCGCCGCGATGTAGAGGAGCTCGGCCCGCTGGAGCAGTATCCGGGCTTTGGCCAGTACGTGCGCGGGGCGCGGCCGGAAGGGTATCGGGGCGAGCCGTGGAAGGTGAGCCAAGAGATTTCGGCGGCAAGCCCGTCCGACTGGAACGAGGCGGTGAAGCATGACTTAGCGCGGGGGCAGACGGAAATCCATTTCGCTCTCGGGCGGCTGCCGTTTGTCGTCGAGTCGGTTGAGGATGTTGCGGTGATGTTTGCTGGTGTGCCGCTCGATCGCTATTCGCTCCGTGTGGACGCGGGGGCGCAGTCGCTTCCGTTTTTAGCGTTGCTGGCTGCGTATCTGCAAGAACAAGGAATATCACTCTCAATGGTGTGCGGCGCGATCGGCATGGATCCGCTCGGAGCGTGGGCGGAACAGGGGACGCTCCCGTGTTCGCTTGAGCGGCTGTATGATGAAATGGCGGAAGCAACGAAGTGGGCGAAGGAACAGATGCCTTTCGTTCGCACGATTTTCGTGCGCGGCGAGCCATACCATAACGGCGGGGCGAACGCCGTGCAGGAGCTGGCGTTTGCCCTGGCGGCGGCGGTCGAGTACATCCGCGCGGGGCTGGATCGGGGCTTGACGGTGGATGACATCGCGACGCGGATGCAAGCGTCGTTTGCGGTTGGGGCTGATTTCTTTATGGAAATCGCGAAACTGCGGGCGGCGCGGCGGTTGTTTGCGCACGTGATTGGAGCGTTTGGCGGCAGTGAATCGGCCAGGCGGATCGAGCTGCATGTGCGCACATCGCGCTTTACAAAAACGGTGTACGACCCGTATGCGAACATGCTTCGCGCGGGAGCAGAAGCGTTTGCGGCCGTTGTCGGCGGCGCCGATGGCGTGCACGTGTCGCCGTTTGACGAAGCAATCGGACTCGCTGATGCGTTTTCGCGGCGCATCGCCCGCAACACACAGCTTATTTTGCTTGAAGAGGCGCATCTCGCCCATGTCATCGATCCGGCGGGCGGCTCGTATTATGTGGAGACATTGACGGCCAAGCTCGCCGAAGAAGCGTGGAAGCTGTTCCAGCAGGTGGAGGAAAAAGGCGGCATGGCGAAGGCGCTCGAAGACGGCTTCGTGCAGGCGGAAGTGGAAGCGGTCGCCAAGCGGCGGCTGGATCGTGTCAAGACGCGGAAAGAAAAAATCGTCGGTACGAACGTGTACGCCAATTTGGAGGAAACGTCGATCGAAAAGCCGAAGCAAGCCGCAGCGAACGAGGTGCCGCCGCTGGATGAAAAGCGGGTGGCTGAGATTCGCAGCGCGCTTGTCGGCGGGAAGTGGGTGGAAGTGGCGATTCGTGCGGCTCGCCGTCGAGCAACCGCTCGGGAGATCGCAGCGGCGTTGGTCGATGGGAACGCGGCTGTTGCCATCACGCCGATTCGGGCATGGCGCTTGGCCGAGCCGTTTGAAACGCTGCGGAAAGCAGCCGAGGAGCATGCGGAACGCACGGGAAGCCGGCTTTCCGTTCACTTGATTAATGTCGGGCCGCTTGTCCGCCATCAGGCGCGCGCCGATTTCATCGCCGGGCTGTTTGCGGCCGGTGGGGTGGCGGCTGAGCGAAGCGACGGCTTCGCCTCGGTTGAGGAAGCGGTCGAATGGGTGCGGAACACGAACGGGACGCATTATATCGTGTGCGGCGCGGATGACGACTACCCGGGGTTCGTTCCGGCGTTGGCTGAGGGGTTCAAGCAAGCCAAGCCGAACGCGAAGCTGTATGTCGCCGGAAAACCGCCGGAAGAGCTCGAGAACACGTACGCGGCTGCGGGCGTGGATGGGGCAATTCATCTCGGTTTGAACGCGTACGATGTGATCGTGGCGTTTCTCACGGAAAGAGGGGTGGCGTTGGATGGCGAAGGACGTTGA
- a CDS encoding HIRAN domain-containing protein: MNVFSDRLFGPFERRLPDRRRPDFLEILRTYGLPHDCTDMDLLRAKGGKLATDSYEFVAPIYVLGNHFDFDFYVAGWRYYEGDQVIQDLKVGDKVHFRLEPENRQDAKAVEVLTDKGCKLGYIPAFYSEFMFNLFQNNGCYTARIESIHVKAFPQRKVNINVYGVLPPSCQTQGLDMLHQVALQVT, from the coding sequence TTGAATGTATTTTCAGACAGATTGTTTGGACCGTTTGAGCGACGTTTGCCTGACCGACGTCGTCCGGATTTTTTGGAAATTTTGCGCACATATGGTTTGCCGCATGATTGTACAGATATGGATTTGTTACGAGCAAAGGGTGGTAAACTTGCGACAGATTCTTATGAATTTGTAGCACCAATTTATGTATTGGGAAATCATTTCGATTTTGATTTTTATGTCGCCGGTTGGAGGTATTACGAGGGAGATCAAGTGATTCAAGATCTTAAAGTGGGAGATAAAGTGCATTTTCGGTTAGAGCCGGAGAATAGGCAGGATGCTAAAGCGGTAGAAGTGTTAACAGATAAGGGGTGTAAGCTAGGATATATTCCTGCTTTCTATAGCGAGTTCATGTTTAACCTTTTTCAAAACAACGGATGTTATACGGCGAGAATTGAATCAATTCATGTTAAAGCTTTTCCTCAGCGTAAAGTAAATATAAATGTCTACGGCGTACTTCCCCCGTCTTGTCAGACGCAAGGTCTTGATATGTTGCATCAAGTAGCGTTACAAGTGACTTAG
- the meaB gene encoding methylmalonyl Co-A mutase-associated GTPase MeaB has product MNGEEKQQERAGGEGAVEGQGRRPEWADGESASSYVQAERPPAPKRIVRRKERTVEEYVQGVLAGDRTMLAQAITLVESNAARHMDLAQQMLNELLPHVGRSIRIGVTGVPGAGKSTFIEAFGTFLCEQGHRVAVLAVDPTSSLTGGSILGDKTRMETLARNPRAFIRPSPSGGALGGVHRKTRETMMLCEAAGYDIILVETVGVGQSEFVVRGMVDFFLLLALTGAGDELQGMKRGIMELVDAIVINKADGDNKEKAKAAQKEYNQFLHYLRPATPGWKTKAYTCSALLGEGIADMWRVIQTFVEMTKRSGVFFDRRRQQQKDWMHAMIKEYIETRFFTDPIVKEKLPMLENSVISGVKPVTAAVKELIEAYERKRGGEL; this is encoded by the coding sequence ATGAACGGCGAAGAGAAACAGCAAGAACGAGCAGGAGGCGAAGGTGCGGTAGAAGGTCAAGGGAGGCGCCCGGAATGGGCGGACGGCGAGAGCGCGTCGTCGTACGTGCAAGCCGAGCGCCCGCCGGCGCCAAAGCGGATTGTGAGGCGGAAAGAGCGGACAGTTGAAGAGTACGTCCAAGGGGTGCTCGCCGGCGACCGCACGATGTTAGCGCAGGCGATTACGCTTGTCGAAAGCAATGCGGCTAGGCATATGGATCTCGCCCAGCAAATGCTCAATGAACTGCTTCCGCACGTCGGCCGCTCGATCCGCATCGGCGTCACCGGGGTTCCGGGAGCGGGGAAAAGCACGTTCATTGAAGCGTTCGGCACGTTTTTATGCGAGCAAGGGCACCGCGTCGCCGTCTTGGCCGTCGATCCGACAAGTTCGTTGACCGGCGGCAGCATCCTCGGCGACAAAACGCGGATGGAGACGCTCGCCCGAAATCCGCGCGCCTTCATCCGTCCGTCGCCATCCGGCGGGGCGCTTGGCGGCGTGCACCGGAAAACGCGCGAGACGATGATGCTGTGCGAAGCGGCTGGCTATGACATCATCCTTGTTGAGACGGTCGGCGTCGGGCAAAGCGAGTTTGTCGTCCGTGGGATGGTTGACTTTTTCTTGCTGCTCGCCTTAACCGGCGCCGGCGACGAACTGCAAGGGATGAAGCGCGGCATCATGGAGCTCGTGGACGCCATCGTCATCAACAAGGCGGATGGCGACAATAAAGAAAAAGCAAAGGCGGCGCAAAAAGAATACAACCAGTTTCTCCATTACCTCCGCCCGGCCACACCCGGCTGGAAGACGAAAGCGTACACGTGCTCGGCGCTTTTGGGCGAAGGGATCGCCGACATGTGGCGCGTCATCCAAACGTTCGTCGAGATGACGAAGCGATCCGGCGTCTTTTTCGACCGCCGCCGCCAGCAGCAAAAAGACTGGATGCACGCCATGATCAAAGAATATATCGAAACGCGCTTTTTCACCGACCCGATCGTGAAAGAAAAGCTCCCAATGCTCGAGAACAGCGTCATTTCCGGCGTCAAGCCGGTCACTGCCGCGGTCAAAGAGCTGATCGAGGCGTATGAACGGAAGCGGGGCGGTGAACTATGA
- a CDS encoding YncE family protein translates to MKRASVWMLWCLLFMLSGCAKTSFPPIADSLSVVISLDVKAETVTFLNAKNGGKIARWNIDQPFQGGVLSPDGRTLFLYGRDLDRIYRYDLATGKLLGEWKIGSGIVSAAPSPDGRMWFFGDSTHHAVLVVDRDGNKIDRLSVGRSPMTLLVNRAGTRLYVIDFQDERAWIIDVDRRCVIRSFAVPKFALGGVVRERQGELWVGGHGSGSRVETNIHVYSLQDGRLLRTIAAPVMPVDFVETDRGVFVLSHGSNTVYQVLPSGKRLGSVSVGANPFAMEAAGGRLYIASYDSDEIIVVDEVTLRPLARWKTGDGPLQLLIREGRT, encoded by the coding sequence ATGAAACGAGCGAGCGTATGGATGCTGTGGTGTTTGCTCTTTATGCTAAGCGGCTGCGCGAAGACATCGTTTCCTCCGATCGCTGATTCGCTGTCGGTCGTCATCAGTCTCGATGTCAAAGCGGAAACGGTCACCTTTTTGAACGCGAAAAATGGCGGCAAAATCGCCCGCTGGAACATTGATCAGCCGTTTCAAGGCGGGGTGTTGAGCCCAGACGGCCGGACGCTTTTTTTGTACGGGCGGGACCTCGACCGCATCTATCGGTACGACCTCGCGACCGGGAAGCTGCTTGGCGAATGGAAAATAGGAAGCGGCATTGTGAGCGCTGCTCCATCTCCGGATGGCCGCATGTGGTTTTTCGGCGACAGCACTCATCACGCGGTGCTTGTCGTCGACCGGGATGGGAACAAGATCGATCGTCTTTCGGTCGGACGCTCCCCGATGACGCTGCTGGTCAATCGCGCTGGAACGAGGTTGTATGTGATCGATTTTCAAGACGAACGGGCGTGGATCATCGATGTGGACCGCCGCTGCGTCATCCGTTCGTTCGCCGTGCCGAAGTTCGCCTTGGGCGGAGTGGTGCGCGAGCGACAAGGGGAGCTGTGGGTCGGCGGGCACGGCAGCGGAAGCCGTGTGGAAACGAACATTCATGTCTACTCGCTGCAAGACGGCCGCTTGCTCCGGACGATCGCCGCTCCGGTCATGCCGGTGGATTTTGTTGAAACAGACCGCGGCGTGTTTGTGCTAAGCCACGGCTCGAACACGGTTTATCAGGTTTTGCCAAGCGGGAAGCGGCTCGGCTCCGTCTCTGTCGGCGCCAATCCGTTTGCCATGGAAGCGGCAGGAGGCCGTTTGTATATTGCGAGTTATGACAGCGATGAAATCATCGTGGTCGACGAAGTGACGTTGCGGCCGCTCGCCCGCTGGAAGACGGGAGACGGTCCGCTGCAGCTGCTCATTCGGGAGGGACGAACATGA
- a CDS encoding response regulator transcription factor: protein MSERTVLIVDDEEEMRLLISMYLENAGFRCLEAEDGDEALALLSQHPVDAVLLDVMMPKQDGFAVCARIREQSDVPVLFLTALGEEWDKVKGLKLGGDDYIVKPFSPGELIARLEAVLRRVQRGRENDGRLQFGDLAIDEKGRTVTVGGEVVKLTLKEFELLLFLAKHSGQVFSRDDLLVKVWGYDYTGNARTVDTHVKTLRMKLKDAGRHIQTVWGIGYKFEG, encoded by the coding sequence ATGAGCGAACGGACCGTTTTAATCGTCGATGATGAAGAAGAAATGCGCCTGTTGATCAGCATGTATTTGGAAAACGCCGGCTTTCGCTGCTTGGAAGCGGAAGACGGGGATGAGGCGCTGGCGCTGCTTTCGCAACATCCGGTGGATGCCGTGCTGTTGGACGTCATGATGCCAAAGCAGGATGGCTTCGCCGTCTGCGCCCGCATTCGCGAGCAGTCGGACGTGCCAGTGTTGTTTTTGACTGCGCTTGGCGAAGAGTGGGATAAAGTGAAAGGATTGAAATTGGGCGGCGACGATTACATCGTCAAGCCGTTCAGCCCGGGAGAGCTCATCGCCCGCCTCGAGGCGGTGTTGCGCCGGGTGCAGCGCGGCCGCGAGAATGACGGACGGCTGCAATTTGGCGACCTTGCCATTGACGAAAAAGGACGAACCGTGACCGTTGGCGGTGAGGTGGTGAAGCTGACTTTGAAGGAGTTTGAGCTGTTGCTGTTTTTGGCGAAGCACAGCGGCCAGGTGTTCAGCCGCGACGATTTGCTCGTCAAAGTGTGGGGATATGATTATACAGGAAACGCCCGCACGGTCGATACGCATGTGAAAACGCTGCGTATGAAGCTGAAAGACGCCGGCCGCCACATCCAAACCGTCTGGGGCATCGGCTACAAGTTTGAGGGATGA
- a CDS encoding transposase, whose product MPKWSRRFGGKKGRIFPLFPLPPYFPQLNPIERLWKWLKGAAIAHICRKDRNDIMQASLRLSTASTNVRRKCCSA is encoded by the coding sequence ATGCCAAAATGGTCAAGGCGTTTTGGCGGGAAGAAGGGCCGTATTTTCCCGTTATTTCCCCTTCCTCCATATTTTCCACAGCTGAACCCGATTGAACGCTTATGGAAATGGCTGAAAGGTGCGGCGATCGCCCATATATGTCGCAAGGATCGCAACGATATCATGCAAGCATCGCTCCGTTTGTCCACTGCATCCACGAACGTCCGGAGGAAGTGCTGCAGCGCTTAG
- a CDS encoding cell wall metabolism sensor histidine kinase WalK, translating to MKRLRLGQKLWLSIGAAVVATLAFSFGLLNYFYRTVYMKEVERTLIVEGTSLARDYRGGAIDEPYRRQIEWYDEKSTATILLIDNPRELSACFPFPVDYDALVSGRDRETLLAGKPVVKTGYEKRFGRRVMAVIVPLLDGKRLEGAIYLYLPLADVQEATKRAAATFWPLAAAFAAALLAVGRRMVRQMIEPLQAMEKTAERMAEGSYEAAIPVRTDDEIGRLARAFNQMADAIAKEDERKREFLANVSHELRTPLSYMKGYSEALLAGLAKTREEEKAYLRLIHRETERMERLVRDLLDLARLEGQSVPLERAPVAFAQVIEDVMDAYRPIIIQKRLRLTCDLDYDFIVDGDADRLEQVVRNLLDNAIRYTPEGGAVTVRLSRLSEAEGELVIRDTGKGIPKDQLPLLGQRFFRVDRARTRKEGGTGLGLAIVKKIVSLHDGAIQFDSDLGCGTTVSVRLPLVREEE from the coding sequence ATGAAACGGCTTCGGTTAGGGCAAAAACTATGGCTGTCAATTGGCGCCGCGGTCGTGGCGACGCTGGCGTTTTCCTTTGGCCTTTTGAATTATTTTTACCGAACGGTGTACATGAAAGAAGTCGAACGAACGTTGATCGTGGAAGGGACGAGCCTCGCCCGCGACTATCGGGGCGGGGCGATCGATGAGCCATACCGCCGTCAAATCGAATGGTATGACGAAAAATCGACGGCCACCATCTTATTGATCGACAACCCGCGTGAACTGAGCGCCTGCTTTCCGTTTCCGGTCGACTATGACGCGCTCGTGAGCGGCCGTGACCGGGAAACGCTGCTAGCCGGGAAGCCTGTTGTCAAAACCGGCTACGAAAAGCGGTTTGGCCGCCGCGTGATGGCGGTCATCGTTCCGCTTTTGGACGGCAAGCGGCTTGAAGGAGCGATTTACTTATATTTGCCGTTGGCCGATGTCCAAGAAGCGACGAAACGGGCGGCGGCCACGTTTTGGCCGTTGGCCGCCGCATTCGCCGCCGCGCTTTTGGCTGTCGGGCGACGGATGGTGCGGCAAATGATCGAGCCGCTGCAAGCGATGGAGAAAACGGCAGAGCGCATGGCGGAAGGCAGCTACGAAGCGGCCATCCCAGTGCGGACCGATGATGAAATCGGCCGCCTGGCGAGGGCGTTCAACCAAATGGCGGATGCCATCGCCAAAGAAGACGAGCGGAAACGCGAGTTTTTAGCGAACGTCTCGCATGAATTGCGCACACCGCTCAGCTATATGAAAGGGTACAGCGAAGCGCTCCTAGCTGGCCTTGCGAAAACGAGGGAAGAAGAAAAGGCGTACCTTCGCCTCATCCACCGCGAAACGGAACGGATGGAGAGGCTTGTCCGCGATTTGTTGGATTTGGCGCGCCTCGAAGGGCAAAGCGTGCCGCTCGAGCGCGCGCCGGTGGCGTTCGCCCAAGTGATCGAGGACGTCATGGACGCGTATCGCCCAATCATCATACAAAAACGGCTGAGGCTCACGTGCGATCTCGACTACGACTTCATCGTTGACGGTGACGCCGATCGGCTTGAACAAGTCGTGCGCAACTTGCTTGACAACGCCATCCGTTACACCCCGGAAGGCGGAGCGGTGACGGTGCGGCTTTCCCGTCTGTCCGAAGCAGAAGGCGAACTCGTGATCCGAGATACGGGAAAAGGCATCCCGAAAGACCAGCTTCCGCTTCTCGGCCAGCGCTTTTTCCGCGTCGACCGCGCCCGCACCCGCAAAGAAGGCGGCACCGGCTTGGGGCTTGCCATCGTCAAAAAAATCGTCTCTCTTCATGACGGCGCGATCCAGTTCGACAGCGACCTCGGCTGCGGAACGACGGTATCCGTCCGCCTGCCGCTCGTTCGGGAAGAGGAATAA
- a CDS encoding BrxA/BrxB family bacilliredoxin translates to MFQFQFPLYSDIVEQARREAVEAGFEELCTPEDVDAAFRRPGTTLVLINSVCGCAGGIARPAAAHAVHYDKRPDHLVTVFAGQDKEATARAREYFVGEPPSSPSFALLKDGKLCAMLHRHDIEGHEPIAVVQKLQALFDEYCEEV, encoded by the coding sequence ATGTTCCAATTTCAATTTCCGCTCTATAGCGACATCGTCGAACAAGCGCGGCGCGAAGCGGTCGAAGCCGGATTTGAAGAGCTGTGCACGCCGGAAGACGTCGACGCCGCGTTTCGCCGTCCGGGCACAACGCTTGTCCTCATCAACTCCGTGTGCGGTTGCGCCGGCGGCATCGCCCGTCCCGCAGCGGCCCACGCCGTCCACTACGACAAGCGTCCGGATCATTTGGTGACCGTCTTTGCCGGCCAAGACAAAGAAGCAACGGCCCGCGCGCGCGAGTATTTTGTCGGCGAGCCGCCGTCCTCGCCGTCGTTCGCTCTGTTGAAAGACGGGAAATTGTGCGCCATGCTCCACCGCCACGACATCGAAGGCCACGAGCCGATTGCGGTCGTGCAAAAGCTGCAGGCGCTGTTTGATGAATATTGTGAGGAAGTGTGA